In Ipomoea triloba cultivar NCNSP0323 chromosome 7, ASM357664v1, a single genomic region encodes these proteins:
- the LOC116025716 gene encoding uncharacterized protein LOC116025716, whose protein sequence is MAASANTAAGNGNNGSNGQEAANTANGSTANGLSVSDNSVVGPTNAALRHNPGLSVEWASEEQSLLEELLKEYASESNLVRYAKIAMQLNDKTVRDVALRCRWMTKKENGKRRKEDQNSSKKSKDKKEKVTDSMPKSTHVSNRTNGHPYGQSVMSMDNDDGISYKDIGGTTGQLLEQNAQSLDQISANAAAFKIHENIGLFCQVRNNILTILHDSLNDSPEIMKQMPPLPVKLNEELANSILPLPSMPKPS, encoded by the exons ATGGCTGCGAGTGCGAACACGGCGGCCGGAAATGGTAATAATGGCAGTAATGGCCAGGAAGCGGCGAATACTGCGAATGGTTCCACCGCCAACGGCCTCTCTGTCTCGGATAACTCGGTGGTTGGGCCCACCAACGCGGCGCTTCGACACAACCCCGGCCTCTCCGTCGAATGGGCCTCCGAAGAGCAGTCTCTCTTGGAGGAATTGCTCAAAGA ATATGCTTCTGAAAGTAATTTAGTTCGGTATGCAAAAATAGCTATGCAGTTGAATGACAAAACTGTTCGGGATGTTGCCCTAAGATGTAGATGGATGACA AAAAAGGAAAATGGCAAGCGGAGAAAAGAAGATCAAAATTCATCAAAGAAAAGTAAAGACAAAAAG GAAAAAGTTACTGACTCTATGCCAAAGTCTACACATGTTTCAAATCGTACTAATGGCCATCCTTATGGTCAATCTGTGATGTCCATGGACAATGATGATGGCATCTCTTACAAAG ATATTGGTGGTACCACTGGGCAACTTCTTGAGCAAAATGCCCAGTCCTTGGATCAAATTTCTGCAAATGCTGCTGCCTTCAAG ATACATGAGAATATTGGGCTTTTCTGCCAAGTTCGAAATAATATCCTCACAATCTTACATGA TAGCTTGAACGATTCACCGGAAATAATGAAGCAGATGCCACCGCTCCCTGTGAAGTTGAATGAAGAGCTTGCCAACTCTATCCTTCCTCTACCTTCCATGCCAAAACCATCTTGA
- the LOC116024341 gene encoding uncharacterized protein LOC116024341 produces the protein MEEQARPPQLIGTNYAYWKARTKIYLQAQGVNVWKAVTHGWTHPKRIQEDKSEILAPVEQWNAEEISDSDNNNKALNTITGSLDEGQFGLIAGCSSAKDAWEILEKLYEGDSSVKQTKMQQVLTKFKELRMKDEETIVEFNARVQELKNEAAVLGEPFSSDKLVRKILRSLPVRFRMKVTAIQESVGWETKSVAELMSNLRTYEMDILSQDNNSKRGKNVAFIAEECDSEEECEELDDESVAMITRNFTKILKQINWRNRGGKNQQNRPNSAAPSSSNSSRTVGKSSNPNQQKNLSQINQFGQNQNLTRQNQWQQGEVKNKNKGIHCRECEGFGHIQVECATYLKRKKSMKATTWSDEDCSEEAQDEDEEISGNFVAFTAVVAESHSDLDNSSDHEDVDKIPYEELEQSYIKLYKKWDILLKTHTTTNSKTEFLEKNIESLKKQVADTNVKLAKSNSKVMKLSAELEAYKKQIQMMNTTSTLNQILDSGRSPNIRNGLGYTRNSQNSFTTKFVPASTSTWTNVETNQKILRKYNPTCHYCCKKGHTRPECYRFYSDQRTDKFQKKWITPVSRQVWVRKSDLVCYSMLLEKEQGKWYFDSGCSRHMTGSKEFLKNVIPYTGQVAFGDGIKGDIMGIGILNVAGLPSLSKVLLVQGLKANMISISQLCDQKLNVGFTKDQCIVKDKLNKVIMEGIRSSDNCYILSSNLLCCSTTSSNTDL, from the coding sequence ATGGAAGAGCAAGCAAGACCTCCTCAACTGATCGGTACAAATTATGCCTACTGGAAGGCAAGAACCAAGATCTATCTTCAGGCACAAGGAGTGAATGTGTGGAAGGCCGTCACCCATGGTTGGACTCACCCCAAAAGGATTCAAGAAGATAAGTCAGAAATTCTCGCTCCGGTTGAACAGTGGAACGCCGAAGAAATTAGCGACAGTGACAATAACAACAAGGCACTGAATACAATTACTGGATCGCTTGATGAGGGTCAATTCGGGTTAATTGCTGGATGCAGCTCTGCAAAGGATGCCTGGGAAATTCTTGAAAAACTTTATGAAGGAGACTCCTCTGTCAAACAAACCAAGATGCAGCAAGTCCTCACCAAATTTAAAGAATTACGgatgaaagatgaagaaaccatCGTCGAATTTAATGCTAGAGTTCAAGAATTGAAGAACGAAGCTGCCGTATTGGGGGAACCATTCTCCTCGGACAAACTGGTCAGGAAGATTCTTCGATCCCTTCCTGTACGCTTCAGGATGAAAGTCACTGCAATTCAAGAAAGCGTAGGTTGGGAAACAAAATCTGTTGCGGAACTAATGAGCAATCTAAGAACATACGAAATGGATATCCTATCGCAAGACAACAACTCAAAAAGGGGTAAGAATGTTGCATTTATTGCCGAAGAATGTGACTCAGAAGAAGAGTGTGAAGAACTGGATGATGAATCTGTGGCAAtgataacaagaaatttcaccaAGATTCTCAAACAAATAAATTGGAGAAACAGAGGAGGCAAGAATCAACAAAACAGACCCAACAGTGCTGCTCCATCCTCGTCTAACTCATCACGAACCGTCGGAAAATCATCAAATCCAAATCAGCAGAAGAACCTTAGTCAAATCAATCAGTTCggtcaaaatcaaaacttgactCGACAAAATCAATGGCAGCAAGGGGAAGTTAAGAACAAGAACAAAGGAATTCACTGCAGAGAATGTGAAGGTTTCGGACACATTCAGGTGGAATGTGCCACTTACCTCAAAAGAAAGAAATCCATGAAGGCAACAACCTGGAGTGATGAAGATTGTTCTGAAGAAgctcaagatgaagatgaagaaatatcagGAAACTTCGTAGCATTCACTGCAGTTGTTGCTGAATCTCATTCGGACTTGGATAATAGTTCAGATCATGAAGATGTAGATAAAATACCTTATGAAGAACTTGAACAATCCTACATCAAACTGTACAAGAAATGGGATATTCTCTTGAAGACTCACACAACCACAAATTCTAAAACTGAGTTTCTTGAAAAGAACATTGAATCCCTGAAGAAACAAGTTGCTGATACAAAtgttaaactagcaaagtccaACTCCAAAGTGATGAAGCTCTCGGCAGAATTAGAAGCTTACAAGAAACAGATCCAAATGATGAACACAACATCAACTCTCAATCAAATCCTTGACTCCGGAAGATCACCTAACATTCGAAATGGTTTGGGGTACACTCGAAACTCTCAAAATTCTTTCACTACTAAGTTTGTCCCTGCAAGTACTAGCACTTGGACAAATGTTGAAACCAACCAGAagattttgaggaaatataacCCAACATGTCACTACTGCTGTAAGAAAGGCCACACGAGACCGGAATGTTATAGGTTCTACAGTGATCAGAGAACTgacaaatttcaaaagaaatggATCACTCCAGTCAGTCGTCAAGTTTGGGTAAGAAAATCTGATCTAGTTTGCTATTCTATGCTTCTTGAAAAAGAAcagggaaaatggtatttcgacAGTGGCTGTTCTAGGCATATGACCGGCAGTAAAGAATTCCTCAAGAATGTGATTCCATATACTGGACAAGTAGCCTTTGGTGATGGAATTAAGGGTGACATCATGGGTATTGGGATCCTCAATGTAGCTGGACTACCCTCACTATCGAAGGTACTACTGGTACAAGGTCTTAAAGCAAATATGATCAGCATCAGCCAGTTGTGCGACCAAAAGTTGAATGTAGGGTTCACGAAAGATCAATGCATTGTTAAGGACAAACTGAACAAAGTTATTATGGAAGGTATAAGATCCTCTGACAATTGCTATATTCTGTCTTCAAATCTTCTGTGTTGCAGCACCACCTCTAGTAATACAGATCTTTGA
- the LOC116024342 gene encoding uncharacterized protein LOC116024342, whose amino-acid sequence METTASKKRKKNTTQTQQPDVSAVIPLGVITPQFLSDEYAARWDSTNKRKILSERYPDVEKFKSQCQLMPMFEKLNLVKSVTTQTSYPPIAIKEFYANLLKTIKEAGSHVYGRVWLRGNKYNFDTRTINLYLGIDASDIEDPIIGANTITKVITGRTYSYWPAETNMLPAKSLTTKYVILHKLAMTNWMPNEHRGGLNFLMATLIYKIGKGIPIDIGDIIFKHVASFRKPESKESKVKLPFPCTIYGVLRSQGFKLEPNEPMDAPQVRKIDAKLKQGSHVFDIFPEHASSSAPALNLDAPFTSKLTAQHLDKSIRDLNTIIQILVEKRTIEMQLREQLRLRDQEMTAAATETPTDPSTAHEADSTVPEADSTAPEAESTANNQEDESSESD is encoded by the coding sequence ATGGAAACCACTGCTagtaagaagagaaagaagaacacCACTCAAACTCAGCAACCTGATGTCTCTGCCGTAATACCTCTTGGAGTAATCACCCCTCAATTCTTATCTGATGAGTATGCTGCAAGATGGGACTCaacaaacaaaaggaaaatcctGAGCGAAAGGTATCCTGATGTTGAAAAGTTCAAGTCTCAGTGCCAACTCATGCCAATGTTTGAGAAGTTAAACCTTGTCAAGTCTGTAACAACTCAGACGAGCTATCCACCTATTGCCATCAAGGAATTTTATGCAAACCTTCTAAAGACTATCAAGGAGGCTGGCTCACATGTTTATGGACGTGTTTGGCTGAGAGGAAACAAATACAATTTTGACACACGTACCATCAATCTGTATCTGGGCATAGATGCAAGTGACATTGAGGATCCTATTATTGGTGCAAATACAATCACAAAGGTTATTACAGGAAGAACATACAGCTATTGGCCTGCTGAAACCAACATGTTGCCAGCCAAATCTCTCACAACAAAGTATGTTATTCTGCACAAACTAGCAATGACAAATTGGATGCCAAATGAACACCGAGGAGGATTAAACTTTCTTATGGCCACCCTGATCTACAAGATAGGCAAAGGTATTCCTATCGACATAGGTGACATTATCTTCAAACATGTGGCATCTTTCAGAAAACCAGAGTCTAAGGAGAGCAAGGTAAAGCTGCCTTTTCCCTGCACAATTTATGGAGTTCTGCGCTCACAAGGGTTCAAACTAGAACCAAATGAGCCTATGGATGCACCACAAGTCAGAAAAATTGATGCCAAACTCAAACAAGGAAGTCATGTGTTTGACATCTTTCCAGAACATGCAAGTAGCTCAGCCCCAGCTCTGAACCTTGATGCACCATTTACCAGCAAACTCACAGCCCAGCACCTTGACAAAAGCATCAGAGATCTTAACACGATCATACAGATACTTGTTGAAAAGAGAACAATTGAGATGCAGTTACGTGAACAACTGAGATTGAGAGACCAAGAGATGACTGCTGCTGCCACTGAAACACCCACTGATCCATCTACTGCACATGAAGCTGATTCCACTGTACCTGAAGCTGATTCCACCGCACCTGAAGCTGAATCCACTGCAAACAACCAGGAGGATGAGTCCTCAGAATCTGATTGA
- the LOC116025824 gene encoding uncharacterized protein LOC116025824: MAFILHCNALLSDFSQPRFRDALAGMGFFQPYRRRGRLFPNGRGRGRAGGSHDFLIALMVNELSAHRHLGYSSSNLISGSGLNTLVKMKELQLGVFQKSKSGLKAVASPSEMFLSEQHSDYDVLVGRVVAVVLDGSRAFVIEIQEFVNDHLLFLLMDSTQHSCCRC; encoded by the exons ATGGCATTTATCCTGCACTGTAATGCTCTATTGTCGGATTTTTCTCAGCCCCGATTCCGCGATGCTCTCGCCGGAATGGGATTCTTCCAACCGTATCGCCGTCGCGGCCGGCTATTCCCCAACGGAAGAGGGCGCGGCAGAGCCGGAGGAAGCCACGATTTTTTAATTGCGCTTATGGTGAATGAATTATCTGCCCATCGCCACCTGGGATACTCTAGCTCTAATTTAATTTCTG GTTCAGGTCTGAATACTTTGgtgaaaatgaaagaattgcAG CTTGGTGTATTTCAAAAGTCAAAATCAGGTTTAAAAGCTGTTGCAAGCCCTAGTGAAATGTTTCTAAGTGAACAGCATTCAGATTATGATGTTTTAGTAGGGCGTGTTGTTGCTGTAGTTTTGGATGGATCACGAGCCTTTGTCATTGAAATTCAG GAGTTTGTGAATGATCACTTGCTGTTTCTGTTGATGGATTCAACCCAACACTCTTGCTGTCGCTGTTGA